From Tripterygium wilfordii isolate XIE 37 chromosome 13, ASM1340144v1, whole genome shotgun sequence, the proteins below share one genomic window:
- the LOC120013771 gene encoding putative receptor-like protein kinase At4g00960, whose amino-acid sequence MEDMTKSNNFLHNLIKTFNKFGPNREGQNEEDLERIAAQEQKFFTFDTLVSATKNFHPTHKLGEGGFGPVYKGNLDDGREIAVKKLSQSSSQGRKEFLNEAKLLARVQHRNVVNLLGYCAHGIEKLLVYEYVFNESLDKILFKSDRRAELDWKRRFDIINGIARGLLYLHEDSHNCIVHRDIKASNILLDDKWVPKIADFGMARLFPEDQTHVNTRVAGTNGYMAPEYVMHGQLSVKADVFSFGVLVLELISGQRNSTFNHSTDTQNLLDWAYKLFKKGRSLEIMDSTLASSADTEQVAMCIHIGLLCTQGDPKLRLEMRRVVVMLSKKPANLLEPTRPGAPGSRYRRSHRPATFSSTAGSSGASDSGTFGSSISTTTRSSASTSAQTGSGFDPHGKRPMQI is encoded by the exons ATGGAAGATATGACCAAGTCCAACAATTTCCTGCATAATTTAATCAAGACATTcaacaagtttgggcctaatcGAG AGGGACAGAACGAGGAGGACTTGGAGAGGATTGCTGCACAGGAGCAgaagttttttacttttgacACCTTAGTCTCTGCCACTAAAAATTTCCACCCAACACACAAACTTGGTGAAGGTGGGTTTGGACCTGTTTACAAG GGGAATTTGGATGATGGGAGAGAGATTGCTGTGAAGAAGCTGTCACAAAGTTCAAGTCAGGGGAGGAAAGAGTTCTTGAATGAGGCCAAGTTGTTGGCAAGAGTGCAACACCGGAATGTTGTGAATTTGTTAGGATACTGTGCACATGGCATAGAGAAGCTACTGGTTTATGAATATGTGTTTAATGAAAGCCTTGACAAGATCCTTTTCA AGTCCGATAGACGAGCAGAGCTTGACTGGAAACGAAGATTTGACATAATAAATGGTATTGCGAGGGGATTGCTTTACCTTCACGAAGACTCACACAACTGCATTGTCCACCGGGACATCAAGGCGAGCAATATTTTATTGGATGACAAGTGGGTTCCGAAGATTGCTGATTTTGGCATGGCCCGCCTCTTCCCTGAAGATCAGACGCATGTAAACACTCGCGTAGCTGGTACAAA TGGGTATATGGCTCCGGAGTATGTCATGCACGGGCAACTATCAGTGAAGGCTGATGTGTTTAGCTTTGGTGTGCTGGTTTTGGAGCTGATCAGTGGCCAGAGGAATTCGACTTTTAACCACAGTACTGATACACAGAATCTTCTTGATTGG GCATATAAACTCTTCAAGAAAGGGAGGAGCCTGGAGATTATGGACTCAACATTAGCATCATCGGCTGACACTGAACAAGTTGCAATGTGCATTCATATAGGTTTGCTATGCACACAAGGTGATCCAAAGTTACGCCTCGAAATGAGACGGGTAGTAGTTATGCTATCAAAGAAGCCCGCCAATCTACTCGAACCTACGAGACCTGGAGCACCCGGTTCTCGATATAGAAGATCTCATAGGCCTGCAACATTTTCGTCGACTGCTGGAAGCTCCGGTGCATCTGACTCTGGTACATTTGGTTCAAGCATAAGTACTACCACCAGAAGCTCTGCAAGCACTTCAGCGCAAACAGGCTCTGGATTTGATCCACATGGAAAACGCCCCATGCAAATTTAG
- the LOC120013588 gene encoding phosphoglucomutase, cytoplasmic, with protein sequence MVMFKVSRVETTPYDGQKPGTSGLRKKVKVFIQPHYLQNFVQSTFNALSAEKVRGATLVVSGDGRYFSKDAIQIITKMAAANGVRRVWIGQNGLLSTPAVSAVIRERVGVDGSRATGAFILTASHNPGGPHEDFGIKYNMENGGPAPEGITDKIYENTKTIKEYLIAEDLSDVDISTTGVTSFSGPEGQFDVDVFDSASDYVKLMKSIFDFESIRKLLTSPKFTFCYDALHGVGGAYAKPIFVEELGAQERSLLNCTPKEDFGGGHPDPNLTYAKELVARMGLGKLDSESEPPEFGAAADGDADRNMILGKRFFVTPSDSVAIIAANAVEAIPYFSAGLKGVARSMPTSAALDVVAKHLNLKFFEVPTGWKFFGNLMDAGLCSVCGEESFGTGSDHIREKDGIWAVLAWLSILAHKNKGKLDGDKLVSVEDIVRQHWATYGRHYYTRYDYENVDAGAAKELMAHLVKLQSSLSEVNDIVKGIRSDVAKVVHADEFEYKDPVDGSISRHQGIRYLFEDGSRLVFRLSGTGSEGATIRLYIEQYEKDPLKTGRESQEALAPLVEVALKLAKLQEFTGRSAPTVIT encoded by the exons ATGGTGATGTTCAAGGTTTCTCGTGTGGAGACGACGCCGTACGATGGCCAAAAGCCTGGCACTTCTGGTCTCCGTAAGAAG GTGAAAGTTTTCATCCAACCGCACTACTTGCAAAACTTTGTTCAGTCGACATTCAATGCCCTTTCAGCAGAAAAAGTCAGAG GTGCAACTCTCGTTGTTTCTGGTGATGGCCGCTATTTCTCGAAGGATGCCATTCAG ATCATAACTAAGATGGCAGCTGCAAATGGTGTAAGACGTGTTTGGATTGGTCAAAATGGACTGCTTTCAACTCCAGCCGTATCAGCTGTGATTCGAGAAAGAGTTGGTGTAGAT GGATCCAGGGCGACAGGAGCATTTATATTGACTGCAAGTCACAATCCGGGTGGTCCTCATGAG GACTTTGGAATAAAATATAACATGGAAAATGGTGGACCTGCTCCTGAGGGAATCACGGATAAGATATATGAGAACACTAAAACTATCAAGGAGTACTTAATTGCAGAAGATCTTTCTGAT GTAGATATCAGCACAACCGGTGTCACCAGCTTTAGCGGGCCTGAGGGACAGTTTgatgttgatgtttttgattcAGCAAGTGACTATGTGAAGTTGATGAA GTCAATCTTTGACTTTGAATCCATCCGGAAGCTACTTACATCTCCAAAATTCACCTTCTG TTATGATGCACTGCATGGAGTCGGTGGAGCTTATGCAAAACCAATTTTCGTAGAAGAGCTCGGTGCACAAGAGCGCTCATTGTTGAACTGCACTCCCAAG GAGGACTTTGGGGGAGGACATCCAGATCCTAATCTGACTTATGCCAAGGAGTTGGTTGCCCGGATGGGATTGGGAAAATTAGATTCTGAAAGTGAACCTCCAGAGTTTGGTGCTGCAGCTGATGGTGATGCAGATCGTAATATGATCCTTGGTAAAAG GTTTTTTGTTACTCCATCCGACTCTGTTGCCATCATTGCAGCAAATGCAGTTGAAGCGATACCATATTTCTCTGCTGGTCTGAAGGGGGTTGCCAG GAGCATGCCAACATCAGCAGCTCTTGATGTTGTGGCTAAACAtctgaatttgaaattttttgag GTGCCCACTGGTTGGAAGTTTTTTGGTAATTTGATGGATGCTGGATTATGTTCAGTATGTGGAGAAGAAAGTTTTGGAACTG GCTCAGACCATATACGTGAGAAAGATGGAATTTGGGCAGTTCTGGCTTGGCTATCCATACTTGCCCACAAAAATAAGGGGAAGCTTGATGGAGATAAACTTGTCAGTGTTGAAGATATAGTTCGCCAGCATTGGGCTACATATGGTCGCCACTACTATACTCGATATGACTATGAG AATGTGGATGCAGGGGCTGCAAAGGAATTAATGGCACATTTGGTCAAACTGCAGTCTTCTCTTTCGGAAGTTAACGA TATTGTGAAGGGGATACGTTCTGACGTGGCAAAGGTTGTCCATGCGGATGAGTTCGAGTACAAGGATCCTGTTGATGGTTCTATCTCAAGGCACCAGGGTATTCGTTATTTGTTTGAGGATGGTTCTCGATTG GTCTTCCGCCTCTCAGGGACTGGCTCAGAAGGTGCAACCATCCGTCTATACATCGAGCAGTATGAAAAGGATCCATTGAAAACTGGGAGGGAATCTCAAGAAGCACTTGCTCCTCTT GTGGAGGTTGCCCTCAAGCTCGCAAAGTTGCAGGAATTCACCGGACGATCTGCTCCAACCGTCATTACATAA